In Streptomyces chartreusis, the following proteins share a genomic window:
- a CDS encoding ABC transporter ATP-binding protein produces MIRFENVSVTYDGAAEPTVQGVDFEVPEGELVLLAGPSGVGKSTVLGAVSGLVPHFTGGTLRGRVTVAGRDTRTHKPRELADVVGTVGQDPLSHFVTDTVEDELAYGMESLGLAPAVMRRRVEETLDLLGLADLRDRSIATLSGGQQQRVAIGSVLTPHPSVLVLDEPTSALDPAAAEEVLAVLQRLVHDLGTTVLMAEHRLERVVQYADRIALLPSPGQAPLLGTPAEIMAVSPVYPPVVALGRLAGWNPLPLTVRDARRRAADLRQQLDGQDSIAAEGRGELRDQPQPTRGRRQPAPPTPSGAPTPHRWFRRKQTPTAPASPHAAEVKALSVTRDHIRALRHIDLTVTPGETVAIMGRNGAGKSTLLNALVGLVEPTTGSVAVGGTVPHRTPPRDLVRRVGLVPQEPRDLLYADTVAAECTAADAGAGPGTCRALVSELLPGIADDTHPRDLSEGQRLTLALAVVLTARPPLLLLDEPTRGLDYAAKERLVTLLRDLAGRGHAIVLATHDVELAAELADRVVLLAEGEVIADGPTADVVVSSPSFAPQVTKILAPQEWLTVTQVRKALA; encoded by the coding sequence TGCCGCACTTCACCGGAGGCACCCTGCGCGGCCGCGTCACGGTGGCCGGCCGGGACACCCGTACGCACAAGCCGCGCGAACTCGCCGACGTGGTCGGCACGGTGGGCCAGGACCCCCTGTCCCACTTCGTCACGGACACGGTCGAGGACGAGCTGGCCTACGGCATGGAGTCGCTCGGTCTGGCCCCGGCCGTGATGCGCCGCCGCGTCGAGGAGACCCTCGACCTCCTCGGCCTCGCCGATCTGCGCGACCGTTCCATCGCCACCCTCTCCGGCGGCCAGCAGCAGCGGGTGGCGATCGGCTCGGTCCTCACCCCGCACCCGAGCGTCCTGGTCCTCGACGAGCCGACGTCGGCGCTGGACCCGGCCGCCGCGGAAGAGGTCCTGGCAGTCCTCCAACGCCTGGTCCACGACCTCGGCACGACGGTCCTGATGGCCGAACACCGCCTGGAACGCGTGGTCCAGTACGCCGACCGGATCGCCCTCCTGCCCTCCCCCGGCCAGGCCCCGCTCCTGGGCACCCCGGCGGAGATCATGGCCGTCTCCCCGGTCTACCCCCCGGTGGTGGCCCTCGGCCGCCTGGCAGGCTGGAACCCGCTTCCCCTGACGGTGAGAGACGCCCGCCGAAGGGCAGCAGACCTACGCCAACAGCTCGACGGACAGGACAGCATCGCCGCTGAGGGGCGCGGGGAACTGCGCGACCAGCCACAACCGACCCGCGGCCGCCGGCAGCCCGCACCACCCACCCCATCCGGCGCCCCCACCCCCCACCGCTGGTTCCGCCGCAAACAGACCCCCACCGCCCCGGCATCTCCCCATGCCGCCGAGGTAAAGGCCCTCTCCGTAACCCGCGACCACATCCGAGCCCTCCGCCACATCGACCTCACCGTGACCCCCGGCGAGACCGTCGCCATCATGGGCCGCAACGGGGCCGGCAAGTCCACCCTGCTCAACGCCCTCGTCGGACTGGTGGAACCCACCACCGGCTCGGTGGCCGTGGGCGGCACCGTCCCCCACCGCACCCCGCCCCGGGACCTCGTCCGCCGAGTCGGACTCGTCCCGCAGGAACCCCGCGACCTCCTCTACGCCGACACGGTCGCCGCCGAGTGCACGGCCGCCGACGCCGGCGCCGGACCCGGCACCTGCCGCGCCCTCGTCTCGGAGCTCCTCCCGGGCATCGCCGACGACACCCACCCCCGCGACCTCTCCGAGGGCCAGCGGCTGACGCTCGCCCTGGCCGTCGTCCTGACCGCCCGCCCCCCGCTGCTCCTCCTCGACGAGCCGACCCGCGGCCTGGACTACGCGGCGAAGGAACGCCTCGTGACCCTGCTGCGCGACCTGGCCGGCCGCGGCCACGCCATCGTGCTGGCCACCCATGACGTGGAGCTCGCCGCCGAGCTCGCCGACCGGGTCGTCCTGCTGGCCGAGGGCGAAGTGATCGCCGACGGCCCGACCGCGGACGTCGTCGTCTCCTCCCCCTCCTTCGCACCGCAGGTCACCAAGATCCTCGCCCCGCAGGAGTGGCTCACGGTCACGCAGGTGCGAAAGGCACTGGCATGA